From Synchiropus splendidus isolate RoL2022-P1 chromosome 10, RoL_Sspl_1.0, whole genome shotgun sequence, the proteins below share one genomic window:
- the c10h3orf38 gene encoding uncharacterized protein C3orf38 homolog gives MSELSPTERAGCAKLLQLMSKTDVLSLSDTVTNKAILVEGVSDAVETILSFTKNAEELLKRRRVHRDLIFKYLVNEGVAMLPSSDKHQLIHRCLELWSPKPVAHFEMPERNFMDQESEMNDAGRESLATASGAAFDPLVLGKQFCHWFFQLLNSHNPALGMQPQDWGPQHFWRDVTMQLLSRVGSENLEVYTGAELVSRRLLAMTKEELLLLSPNLDTPGLIAMLSPHGLVLVAVAGTIHRDQVCLGIFEQVFGLIRCPLDNNSWKIKFVKLQICGQDSPGTNAQAPAPTYTLNELQLLCNQ, from the exons ATGTCGGAGCTGTCACCAACAGAACGCGCTGGTTGTGCTAAGTTGCTGCAGCTAATGTCGAAAACTGATGTGCTCTCGCTCTCGGACACTGTAACAAATAAGGCAATATTGGTCGAGGGAGTTTCAG ATGCTGTCGAGACGATACTCTCCTTCACTAAAAATGCGGAAGAACTCCTTAAAAGAAGAAGAGTTCACCGAGACCTTATATTTAAATATCTGGTGAATGAAGGAGTGGCGATGCTTCCGAGCAGTGACAAACACCAGCTCATTCACAGGTGCCTGGAGCTTTGGTCGCCAAAGCCT gTGGCCCACTTCGAGATGCCAGAGAGAAATTTCATGGACCAAGAGTCAGAAATGAACGACGCAGGGAGGGAATCCCTGGCAACAGCGAGTGGAGCTGCGTTTGACCCACTGGTCCTCGGAAAGCAGTTCTGCCACTGGTTCTTCCAGCTGTTAAACAGCCACAATCCTGCTTTAGGAATGCAACCTCAGGACTGGGGACCACAGCATTTTTGGCGTGATGTGACAATGCAACTTCTTTCCAG ggtGGGCTCTGAGAATTTAGAGGTCTACACGGGTGCTGAGTTGGTGAGCCGTCGTCTCCTGGCGATGACTAAAGAggagcttctcctcctcagcccaAACCTGGACACCCCTGGGCTCATAGCCATGCTCTCTCCTCACGGCCTGGTGCTCGTAGCCGTGGCCGGAACCATCCACAGGGACCAGGTTTGCCTTGGAATCTTTGAGCAAGTCTTTGGTCTCATACGCTGCCCGCTGGATAACAACAGCTGGAAGATCAAGTTTGTGAAGTTACAGATCTGTGGGCAGGACTCTCCTGGGACTAACGCACAAGCGCCTGCTCCGACTTACACTTTGAACGAACTCCAGCTTCTGTGCAATCAGTGA
- the zgc:152951 gene encoding uncharacterized protein zgc:152951 isoform X1, with amino-acid sequence MGEPEASVQGRITVYSIQGCPHCLQAKATLKDLGMPVCDVDLGKHPELRSKVKELTGRSTVPQIFFNNVHVGGNDDLQKMSSEELQRLVDLVRKDPPPADAPPIPEAGASAGTSTEPDGDFQCEKDELADLVEDLKHASVIGSHRRGLTVHKKSFSADELVDWLQKEKGMARDQAVNTGQGLLQKKYMVGVHGQQDGSFDRNGQALYRLLEDDPHSALNAGQTAACSPIKASELSLLLRDMILKLFSEHLSADGKTVDYKGMSVNPAFERYTDLAIQLQRVELLSLTREEKLAFFINVYNALVIHGYLRLGAPTNMWQRYRFFNYVSYLIGGEVFTLQDIENGVLRGNRKGIAQLRKPFSKTDPRLQMALPDAEPLIHFALNCGAKGCPPIKTYTPQDIDSQLRTAAEAFLENDDACVVDSGKKEVRLSQIFKWYKADFGGTDEKLLSWVLDHMGDSPKKTSLKGVLSGGKTKVSYLPYDWSSNSSH; translated from the exons ATGGGAGAGCCTGAAGCCAGTGTCCAGGGGAGGATCACCGTCTACTCCATCCAGGGCTGCCCTCACTGTTTGCAAGCCAAAGCCACGCTGAAGGATCTGGGGATGCCAGTGTGCGATGTGGATCTGGGGAAGCACCCTGagctgaggtcaaaggtgaagGAGCTGACGGGACGGAGCACGGTGCCACAGATCTTCTTCAACAACGTGCATGTCGGGGGCAATGATGACCTGCAGAAAATG TCTTCGGAGGAGCTCCAGCGGCTGGTAGATTTGGTCAGAAAAGACCCTCCTCCTGCAGATGCTCCCCCGATACCAGAGGCGGGTGCTTCAGCAGGCACAAGTACTGAGCCTGATGGAG ACTTTCAGTGTGAGAAAGATGAGTTGGCAGACCTGGTGGAGGATCTGAAACACGCGTCTGTCATTGGGAGTCATAGAAGGGGTTTGACTGTGCACAAAAAGAGCTTCTCAGCCGACGAACTGGTTGACTGGCTGCAGAAGGAGAAGGGCATGG CAAGGGATCAGGCCGTGAACACCGGCCAGGGATTGTTGCAGAAAAAGTACATGGTCGGAGTGCATGGGCAGCAGGACGGCAGCTTTGACCGAAACGGTCAGGCTCTGTACCGGCTCCTAGAGGACGACCCACATTCCGCCCTGAATGCCGGACAGACGGCAGCCTGCAGTCCCATCAAGG CGTCCGAGCTCTCGTTGCTTCTGAGAGACATGATCCTGAAGTTGTTCTCAGAGCATCTCTCTGCAGATGGGAAG ACTGTAGACTACAAGGGCATGTCGGTGAACCCCGCCTTCGAGCGCTACACCGATCTGGCCATCCAGCTGCAgcgagtggagctgctgtcgctGACCCGGGAGGAGAAGCTGGCCTTCTTCATCAACGTCTACAACGCTCTGGTCATTCATGGATACCTGCGCCTGGGAGCGCCCACCAACATGTGGCAAAGATACAGA TTTTTCAACTACGTCAGCTATCTCATCGGAGGAGAGGTCTTCACGCTGCAGGACATCGAGAACGGAGTGCTGAGGGGAAACAGAAAAGGGATCGCACAGCTCAGAAAACCCTTTTCCAAAACGGACCCTCGACTGCAA ATGGCTCTTCCAGACGCGGAACCACTGATTCACTTTGCTTTGAACTGCGGGGCCAAAGGATGTCCGCCAATCAAAACCTACACACCACAG gACATCGACAGCCAACTGCGCACGGCAGCCGAAGCCTTCCTGGAGAACGACGACGCCTGCGTGGTAGATTCTGGGAAGAAAGAAGTGCGACTCAGTCAGATATTCAAGTGGTACAAGGCAGATTTCGGAGGCACAGATGAGAAG CTGCTCTCATGGGTCCTAGACCACATGGGAGACTCTCCAAAAAAGACCAGCTTGAAGGGCGTTCTGTCCGGCGGGAAGACCAAAGTCAGCTACCTTCCGTACGACTGGAGCAGCAACAGCTCTCACTGA
- the zgc:152951 gene encoding uncharacterized protein zgc:152951 isoform X2 — translation MGEPEASVQGRITVYSIQGCPHCLQAKATLKDLGMPVCDVDLGKHPELRSKVKELTGRSTVPQIFFNNVHVGGNDDLQKMSSEELQRLVDLVRKDPPPADAPPIPEAGASAGTSTEPDGASELSLLLRDMILKLFSEHLSADGKTVDYKGMSVNPAFERYTDLAIQLQRVELLSLTREEKLAFFINVYNALVIHGYLRLGAPTNMWQRYRFFNYVSYLIGGEVFTLQDIENGVLRGNRKGIAQLRKPFSKTDPRLQMALPDAEPLIHFALNCGAKGCPPIKTYTPQDIDSQLRTAAEAFLENDDACVVDSGKKEVRLSQIFKWYKADFGGTDEKLLSWVLDHMGDSPKKTSLKGVLSGGKTKVSYLPYDWSSNSSH, via the exons ATGGGAGAGCCTGAAGCCAGTGTCCAGGGGAGGATCACCGTCTACTCCATCCAGGGCTGCCCTCACTGTTTGCAAGCCAAAGCCACGCTGAAGGATCTGGGGATGCCAGTGTGCGATGTGGATCTGGGGAAGCACCCTGagctgaggtcaaaggtgaagGAGCTGACGGGACGGAGCACGGTGCCACAGATCTTCTTCAACAACGTGCATGTCGGGGGCAATGATGACCTGCAGAAAATG TCTTCGGAGGAGCTCCAGCGGCTGGTAGATTTGGTCAGAAAAGACCCTCCTCCTGCAGATGCTCCCCCGATACCAGAGGCGGGTGCTTCAGCAGGCACAAGTACTGAGCCTGATGGAG CGTCCGAGCTCTCGTTGCTTCTGAGAGACATGATCCTGAAGTTGTTCTCAGAGCATCTCTCTGCAGATGGGAAG ACTGTAGACTACAAGGGCATGTCGGTGAACCCCGCCTTCGAGCGCTACACCGATCTGGCCATCCAGCTGCAgcgagtggagctgctgtcgctGACCCGGGAGGAGAAGCTGGCCTTCTTCATCAACGTCTACAACGCTCTGGTCATTCATGGATACCTGCGCCTGGGAGCGCCCACCAACATGTGGCAAAGATACAGA TTTTTCAACTACGTCAGCTATCTCATCGGAGGAGAGGTCTTCACGCTGCAGGACATCGAGAACGGAGTGCTGAGGGGAAACAGAAAAGGGATCGCACAGCTCAGAAAACCCTTTTCCAAAACGGACCCTCGACTGCAA ATGGCTCTTCCAGACGCGGAACCACTGATTCACTTTGCTTTGAACTGCGGGGCCAAAGGATGTCCGCCAATCAAAACCTACACACCACAG gACATCGACAGCCAACTGCGCACGGCAGCCGAAGCCTTCCTGGAGAACGACGACGCCTGCGTGGTAGATTCTGGGAAGAAAGAAGTGCGACTCAGTCAGATATTCAAGTGGTACAAGGCAGATTTCGGAGGCACAGATGAGAAG CTGCTCTCATGGGTCCTAGACCACATGGGAGACTCTCCAAAAAAGACCAGCTTGAAGGGCGTTCTGTCCGGCGGGAAGACCAAAGTCAGCTACCTTCCGTACGACTGGAGCAGCAACAGCTCTCACTGA
- the LOC128766258 gene encoding zinc finger protein 654-like, with protein sequence MNHNEKSISVRKGGCHTQPGNLDYALDPTASMADSESDLETDGLETALDTLCEKHCRDSTPPKSKEYCSSFCKLVEEYTSRWQVPLPQLKVLRTALCCFTKATHGFPDDCQHIHHVLSSLALSFFELMLFFSKEEFGEKPLKDILDSYRECHSQLLRHRNVYMQHVKQIIKSGGPWESSVLQAILKETEVSPAEVEQYLSSELPIFLELRIRYLQACERLKEAMVLAKGCLENHTTRKHLYFHQAYLTCLYKASLHDNLHKEMADIDGRDAVEIICNTETVEKDDVLLSLCKAFLTQQLTNGDMYYIWDLVFIWSRLHLRAHPSREGFLAECLQLASSVTNVKAIFPFIKLVTAELGGEGVQVCIELCARALELCDKEADNETRSLICKTIAFLLPLDLEICRACALLVFCQERSLEAYKIVCLLYMHPDQEPHLHNSPVRTNIRFNILQMLKEHLCFDPEFWNLLTLRNHCLELMPDKDLEAAALIEMKDEDKDIYDDLSSSNCINNTHSEDFSSKQDVNASCENQQPCEEQSWDEDPDRCMESKNVGILKKRKWKQRRHKTKSLSDDEIDPVDDPEIIYNFKPTSFGNKSMYSLRHNHMTKENAPPIKSPLNREREYLSRCVKSQIFKRKGHRKRWLQGLQEEQVQMVKVKIPYHGKKRGRKPLQRYEVSYPDNEILLLQDDGVGEEKTDGEQEMPLLENELALSVSTKEQHPQDFGSCPDISSSSFTEQIQEPLQSMSCETFISETTTAGSSAHDASSSELSFCPLKEFHTYSLLSLQPMNYGNDGSELTSLTETNGIQSEDSCPKVKDETSDRDKAFRSQRYAHLKYHCTYCRKDYKGLNIMRHAIAHLKKRKRCIICGKGLKLFQEAKGHMRDHITEMYNRTADTTANPAVPTENGIEGNVSEPSQTEPENQQLESKENPTGKNPIANLKSPELVREERIMKNVRYLMKKRTSLSKNQKNPSTICSYLDIKDEHIVIEDGVVFIRNDSNTANTAEDQPAEENNHSSSFVAGHLCLSPTCDKVFLKIGSSLLGHAVRVHVNEEQVLEKVFLWSKKKCPLCTRLLTTWEHFKDHIDLHRNPLPFFCYQSECDLRFPSLSELNRHVNFHLPYRPQCPFPNCEQLFANQQSLYDHEWRHYTRMPLTKELEVASSRKASENSEAPWKQRVKIEELWMQKKVPNNECCAQERSKSQSSGENPAQSSPPQAHDEPTDTGKLPVNGFDREVTSTSVPAATPSTPTKELFVIPLADSIDVKAHKRVATLAEGVQQKIGEPHITEHKSFKPDDPAYTPFVQAPFVRPPPTSYLDESRLSMRRRTMSEELIRSLTKKEPPPVVVQEEKDSSPEKVRHRCDKCLTSFSQPEDLESHRSQNACSSLFGFDSEDES encoded by the exons ATGAACCACAATGAAAAGAGTATTTCT GTGCGGAAAGGAGGATGTCACACTCAACCTGGCAACTTGGACTATGCGCTGGACCCAACAGCCAGTATGGCGGATAGCGAAAGCGACTTGGAAACAGACGGGCTTGAAACCGCTTTAGACACGCTCTGTGAAAAGCACTGTCGCGATTCAACCCCACCAAAGAGTAAAGAGTATTGTTCTTCGTTTTGTAAG TTGGTGGAAGaatacacaagcagatggcaggTTCCTCTCCCCCAGCTGAAGGTTCTGCGGACTGCCCTGTGTTGTTTCACCAAAGCCACCCATGGATTCCCAGATGACTGTCAGCACATCCACCATGTTCTCAGCAGCCTGGCCTT GAGTTTCTTTGAGCTGATGctgtttttcagcaaagagGAATTTGGTGAAAAGCCTCTGAAGGATATTCTGGATTCTTATCGT GAATGCCATTCACAACTCCTCAGGCACAGAAATGTCTACATGCAGCATGTTAAGCAGATTATCAAATCTGGAGGCCCGTGGGAGTCCTCAGTGTTGCAGGCGATCCTCAAGGAGACAGAAGTGTCGCCTGCAGAGG TTGAACAGTATCTCAGCTCAGAGCTGCCGATATTTTTAGAGCTGCGGATTCGCTATTTGCAGGCTTGTGAGAGGTTGAAAGAGGCAATGGTGCTGGCTAAAGGCTGTTTAGAAAACCACACAACAAGAAAACATCTGTACTTCCATCAGGCTTACTTGACCTGCCTCTACAAGGCTTCGCTTCATGACAACCTCCACAAGGAG ATGGCGGACATTGATGGTCGAGATGCAGTCGAGATCATCTGTAACACGGAAACAGTGGAAAAAGATGACGTCCTGTTGTCACTGTGCAAAGCATTCCTCACGCAGCAGCTCACCAATGGCGATATGTATTACATATG GGACCTGGTGTTCATCTGGAGCAGGCTGCATCTCCGTGCTCATCCATCAAGAGAAGGCTTTCTTGCTGAATGTTTGCAGCTAGCATCCTCTGTTACCAACGTCAAAGCAATATTCCCTTTCATCAAGCTGGTCACAGCTGAA CTAGGTGGCGAAGGAGTCCAAGTCTGCATTGAGCTATGTGCCAGGGCCTTAGAGCTGTGTGACAAAGAAGCTGACAATGAAACCAGGTCCCTCATCTGCAAGACCATTGCCTTCCTCCTGCCCCTTGATCTGGAAATCTGCAGAGCTTGTGCACTCCTGGTTTTCTGCCAGGAGCGAAGCCTGGAGGCTTACAAAATCGTCTGCCTGCTTTACATGCATCCTGATCAGGAGCCACATCTTCATAACAGCCCTGTGAGAACCAACATCCGCTTTAATATCCTGCAG ATGCTTAAGGAGCACCTGTGTTTCGACCCCGAGTTTTGGAACCTTCTGACTCTCAGAAATCATTGCTTGGAGTTAATGCCTGACAAAGACTTGGAGGCTGCTGCTTTAATAGAAATGAAAGATGAAGACAAAGACATCTACGACGATCTTTCCTCAAGTAACTGCATAAATAATACACATTCTGAGGACTTCAGTTCCAAACAGGATGTCAATGCTTCATGTgaaaaccagcaaccttgtgaagAGCAGTCTTGGGATGAAGACCCAGACAGGTGCATGGAGTCAAAAAATGTTGGaatattgaagaaaagaaaatggaaacaaaggcgtcacaaaacaaaatctctGTCCGATGATGAGATTGACCCAGTTGATGATCCAGAAATAATATACAATTTCAAGCCCACATCCTTCGGCAATAAATCCATGTATTCTCTCCGACACAATCACATGACAAAGGAAAATGCTCCTCCGATAAAGAGCCCCTTGAACCGCGAAAGAGAATACCTGTCGAGGTGTGTGAAGAGTCAAATCTTCAAAAGGAAGGGTCACCGAAAGAGGTGGTTGCAAGGTCTTCAGGAGGAGCAGGTCCAAATGGTCAAAGTGAAGATCCCATATCATGGGAAGAAACGGGGAAGGAAGCCGCTGCAGAGATATGAGGTTTCATACCCGGACAATGAAATACTCCTCCTTCAAGACGATGGTGTCggtgaagagaaaactgatGGTGAACAGGAAATGCCTCTCTTGGAGAATGAACTCGCTCTTAGTGTTTCAACTAAAGAGCAACACCCTCAGGACTTTGGGAGCTGTCCCGACATCAGTAGTAGCAGTTTCACGGAACAAATCCAAGAACCTTTACAATCAATGTCTTGTGAAACCTTTATTTCTGAGACAACAACTGCAGGATCTTCTGCACATGACGCATCGTCCTCGGAATTGTCTTTCTGCCCTTTGAAAGAGTTCCACACCTACTCTCTTTTATCTCTTCAACCAATGAATTATGGAAATGATGGCTCAGAGCTTACGTCATTAACTGAAACGAATGGGATCCAGTCTGAAGACTCCTGTCCTAAG GTGAAAGACGAGACGTCAGACAGGGATAAAGCATTTCGCTCTCAAAGATACGCCCACCTGAAGTACCATTGCACCTACTGCCGCAAAGACTACAAAGGCTTGAACATCATGAGGCACGCCATCGCTcacctgaagaagaggaaaCGATGCATCATCTGCGGAAAAGGCTTGAAGCTTTTCCAGGAGGCCAAAGGCCACATGCGGGACCACATTACAGAAATGTACAACCGTACTGCCGATACCACTGCGAACCCTGCCGTTCCCACGGAAAATGGAATCGAAGGGAACGTGAGCGAGCCGAGTCAGACTGAGCCTGAAAACCAGCAACTTGAGTCAAAGGAGAACCCCACAGGAAAAAACCCTATTGCCAATTTGAAGTCCCCGGAACTTGTAAGGGAAGAGCGCATCATGAAAAACGTGCGCTACCTCATGAAAAAGAGGACATCACTTTCTAAAAATCAGAAGAACCCAAGCACCATTTGCTCATATTTGGACATCAAGGATGAGCACATTGTTATTGAAGATGGCGTCGTGTTTATAAGAAATGATTCGAATACTGCGAATACTGCAGAAGACCaaccagcagaagaaaacaaccaCAGTTCAAGCTTTGTAGCAGGTCACTTGTGTCTTTCTCCCACCTGTGATAAAGTTTTCTTGAAGATCGGCAGCAGCCTCTTGGGACATGCGGTTCGAGTTCATGTCAATGAAGAACAAGTGTTGGAGAAGGTTTTCCTCTGGTCCAAAAAGAAGTGCCCTCTTTGTACCAG GCTGTTGACTACTTGGGAGCACTTCAAGGATCATATCGACTTACACAGGAACCCACTTCCATTCTTCTGCTACCAGTCGGAGTGTGACCTCCGCTtcccaagtctttctgaactgaaTCGTCACGTGAATTTTCACCTACCCTACAGACCCCAGTGCCCTTTTCCAAACTGTGAACAGCTTTTTGCGAACCAGCAGAGTCTATACGACCATGAGTGGAGACACTATACCCGGATGCCTCTCACTAAAGAGCTGGAGGTGGCATCCAGCAGAAAGGCCAGTGAAAATTCCGAAGCTCCGTGGAAGCAGAGAGTGAAGATTGAGGAACTTTGGATGCAGAAAAAGGTGCCAAATAATGAGTGTTGTGCCCAAGAAAGAAGCAAGAGTCAGAGTAGTGGTGAAAACCCAGCGCAGAGTTCCCCTCCCCAGGCTCACGATGAGCCCACTGACACAGGAAAATTGCCTGTCAATGGCTTCGACAGAGAAGTGACTTCCACCTCCGTCCCTGCTGCGACGCCCTCCACTCCCACTAAAGAACTGTTCGTAATCCCACTGGCCGATTCCATAGACGTCAAAGCCCACAAGCGTGTAGCTACTCTGGCTGAGGGTGTCCAGCAGAAAATCGGTGAGCCGCACATCACTGAACACAAGTCTTTCAAACCGGACGATCCCGCTTACACACCCTTCGTTCAAGCCCCCTTTGTGCGGCCGCCGCCCACCTCATACCTGGACGAGTCCCGCCTTTCGATGCGCAGGAGGACCATGTCTGAGGAGTTGATCAGGTCGCTGACCAAGAAGGAACCGCCACCTGTTGTggtgcaggaggagaaggactCTAGCCCAGAGAAGGTTCGACATCGATGTGACAAGTGTCTGACCTCCTTCAGCCAACCAGAGGATTTAGAGAGTCATCGCTCTCAAAATGCTTGCTCTTCCCTGTTTGGCTTCGATTCCGAGGATGAAA gttAA
- the htr1fa gene encoding 5-hydroxytryptamine receptor 1F, giving the protein MDYANYTEGAYANSSGGYDSLDTIKQPPSKVVLTVTLSVVAGLTTFFNCLVITAIAVTRKLHHPANYLICSLAVTDLLVAVLVMPFSIIYIQKESWVMGEVVCTIWLSVDVTCCTCSILHLATIAIDRYRAITDAVEYSRKRTGARAGVMVAVVWLLSILISLPPILWRHYTKGEEQEDQCIIIHHHIAFTLYATFGAFYIPLALILILYYKIYRAAQTLYMRREASRASRHSCMTNGSMIPSYPAGDGEPRSPDPINPQEKSGSDPSTEEPPRERRRVSVKPSKSKSRRNDSRSESRRSQFYQGPRISGSRERKAASTLGLIIGAFVICWLPFFVKELIVNTCGSCNTSMEMADFLTWLGYLNSLINPLIYTIFNEDFKKAFQRLVRCSGYL; this is encoded by the coding sequence ATGGATTACGCCAATTACACCGAGGGGGCGTATGCCAACAGCAGCGGTGGTTATGATTCACTGGATACCATCAAACAGCCTCCCAGTAAGGTCGTGCTCACCGTGACCCTGTCGGTGGTGGCGGGTCTGACAACCTTCTTCAACTGCCTGGTCATCACAGCCATCGCCGTGACCCGCAAGCTCCACCATCCAGCCAATTACCTGATCTGCTCATTAGCCGTCACCGACCTGCTGGTGGCCGTGCTTGTTATGCCTTTCAGTATCATCTACATCCAAAAGGAGAGCTGGGTCATGGGGGAGGTGGTGTGCACCATCTGGCTGAGCGTGGATGTCACTTGTTGCACGTGCTCGATCCTTCATCTGGCGACTATTGCCATCGACCGCTACCGGGCCATCACGGACGCGGTGGAGTACTCGCGGAAACGCACCGGGGCCCGGGCCGGAGTGATGGTGGCGGTTGTTTGGCTCTTGTCCATCCTCATTTCCCTCCCTCCGATACTGTGGCGCCACTACACTAAaggggaggagcaggaggaccaGTGCATCATCATCCACCATCACATAGCCTTTACCCTGTATGCAACCTTCGGGGCATTTTACATTCCCTTGGCACTCATTCTCATCCTGTACTATAAAATCTACCGGGCTGCTCAAACCCTCTACATGCGAAGGGAAGCAAGTCGGGCGAGCCGCCACTCGTGCATGACTAACGGCAGCATGATACCCTCTTACCCTGCTGGTGACGGAGAACCCCGCAGTCCAGATCCCATTAATCCCCAGGAGAAGTCTGGGTCCGACCCCTCGACGGAGGAGCCTCCACGAGAGCGGCGGCGCGTCTCAGTCAAGCCCTCGAAGTCCAAGTCGCGTCGGAACGATTCGCGCAGTGAGTCCAGAAGGAGCCAGTTTTACCAAGGACCAAGGATCTCGGGCTCCAGAGAGCGCAAGGCAGCATCCACCTTGGGATTAATAATCGGAGCGTTCGTCATCTGTTGGCTGCCGTTCTTTGTCAAGGAGTTAATTGTCAATACTTGCGGTTCTTGCAATACTTCCATGGAGATGGCTGACTTTCTGACATGGTTGGGGTACCTCAACTCTCTGATCAACCCTCTCATCTATACAATATTCAATGAGGACTTCAAGAAAGCCTTCCAGAGACTTGTTCGGTGCAGCGGTTACCTCTGA